A single genomic interval of Leptospira sp. WS60.C2 harbors:
- a CDS encoding FlgO family outer membrane protein, whose amino-acid sequence MNMLPLLEWKLRFKILYFLFLLMAANACYLGDERETKPKKPTVPPLEQLASSLSEKGFYFQPERLVVLTFLDNEGKKSPYGEILAEKLTTELVKKDRFLILDRLANQKALKEAGLSLDSPTDTATLRKIGEVLKLDVIITGIVTPYQEGVFVNTRLIEIKTGLILKADEVYVRIDG is encoded by the coding sequence ATGAATATGTTACCTCTCTTGGAATGGAAGTTGCGTTTTAAAATTTTATATTTCCTGTTTTTACTCATGGCAGCAAACGCATGTTATTTGGGAGATGAGAGGGAAACGAAACCAAAAAAACCAACGGTTCCTCCCTTAGAACAATTGGCTTCCTCTTTGTCAGAAAAAGGGTTTTATTTTCAACCGGAACGATTGGTTGTCTTAACATTTTTAGACAATGAAGGGAAAAAAAGCCCCTATGGTGAGATTCTTGCTGAAAAACTCACAACGGAACTTGTAAAAAAAGACAGATTTCTCATTTTGGATCGTTTGGCCAACCAAAAGGCCTTAAAAGAAGCAGGCTTAAGTTTAGATTCTCCCACAGACACTGCCACCTTGCGTAAAATAGGTGAAGTGCTCAAATTAGATGTCATCATTACAGGGATCGTCACCCCATACCAAGAAGGCGTTTTTGTAAACACTCGGCTCATCGAAATCAAAACAGGCCTCATCCTAAAAGCGGATGAAGTTTATGTTCGCATTGACGGTTGA
- a CDS encoding aconitate hydratase has protein sequence MAFDIEMIAARYSKMEAAIAQARKIVGRPLTLTEKILYNHLWDGNPTKSFGRGADYVDFAPDRVAMQDATAQMALLQFMQAGRKKVAVPSTVHCDHLITAKDESGKDLGVAVKENKEVYDFLSSVSNKYGIGFWKPGAGIIHQVVLENYAFPGGMMIGTDSHTVNAGGLGMVAIGVGGADACDVMAGLPWELKWPKAIGVKLTGKLNGWTSAKDVILKVAGILTVKGGTGAIVEYFGPGAEALSCTGKGTICNMGAEIGATTSTFGYDASMERYLRSTNRSDVADLANKYKAHLTADPEVYADPAKYFDQVIEIDLDTLEPYVNGPFTPDLATPISKMKEEAEKNGWPLKVEVGLIGSCTNSSYEDISRAASLAKQVASKGLKTKAEFTITPGSELVRYTIQRDGFIDTFNKIGAKVFSNACGPCIGMWSRVGAEKKEKNTIVHSFNRNFQARQDGNPNTFAFVASPEITTALAIAGDLGFNPLTDTLVNEKGEKVKLDPPTGEELPSKGFAVEDAGYVAPAADGSGVQVIVDPSSTRLQLLAPFKAWEGTDLKGLKLLIKAKGKCTTDHISMAGPWLKFRGHLDNISNNLLIGATNFFNGKTNEVKNQITGNYEPVPQTQRAYKAQGIGSIVVGDENYGEGSSREHAAMEPRHLGVRAVLVKSFARIHETNLKKQGMLALTFANKDDYDKIQEDDSIDIIGLTSFQEGKPLTLVLNHKDGKKDEIQVNHTYNAQQIEWFKAGAALNLMKA, from the coding sequence ATGGCATTTGATATAGAAATGATTGCGGCTCGTTACTCCAAAATGGAAGCGGCCATTGCACAAGCCAGGAAGATTGTGGGTCGACCCCTCACTCTCACAGAAAAGATTTTATACAACCACCTTTGGGACGGAAACCCAACCAAAAGTTTTGGGCGTGGTGCTGACTATGTAGACTTTGCACCAGACCGAGTTGCCATGCAAGATGCAACGGCACAAATGGCTCTTTTGCAGTTTATGCAAGCTGGCCGAAAAAAAGTGGCAGTGCCTTCTACGGTTCACTGTGACCACTTAATCACAGCAAAAGACGAATCAGGCAAAGACCTTGGCGTTGCTGTTAAAGAAAACAAAGAAGTTTATGATTTTTTATCTTCTGTTTCCAATAAATACGGAATCGGATTTTGGAAACCAGGTGCTGGAATCATCCACCAAGTGGTTTTGGAAAACTATGCCTTCCCTGGTGGAATGATGATTGGAACAGATTCTCACACAGTGAACGCTGGTGGTCTCGGAATGGTGGCAATTGGTGTCGGTGGAGCTGACGCTTGTGATGTGATGGCGGGACTTCCTTGGGAACTCAAGTGGCCAAAAGCAATCGGTGTGAAACTCACAGGTAAACTGAATGGTTGGACATCCGCAAAAGACGTGATTTTAAAAGTAGCAGGGATCCTCACTGTCAAAGGAGGAACTGGTGCCATCGTAGAATACTTTGGTCCTGGTGCCGAAGCTCTTTCGTGTACTGGAAAAGGTACAATTTGTAACATGGGTGCTGAAATTGGAGCAACTACATCTACTTTTGGATATGATGCTTCCATGGAACGTTACCTTCGTTCTACTAACAGAAGTGATGTGGCAGATCTTGCGAACAAATACAAGGCACACTTAACGGCTGACCCAGAAGTGTACGCGGACCCAGCAAAGTATTTTGACCAAGTGATTGAAATCGATCTCGATACTCTTGAGCCATATGTGAATGGTCCATTCACTCCAGACCTTGCCACACCTATTTCGAAAATGAAAGAAGAGGCAGAAAAGAATGGATGGCCACTCAAAGTAGAAGTGGGTCTTATCGGATCTTGTACCAACTCCTCTTATGAAGACATCTCTCGTGCAGCGTCTCTTGCGAAACAAGTGGCTTCCAAAGGTCTCAAAACCAAAGCTGAATTTACCATTACACCAGGTTCGGAACTTGTTCGTTACACCATCCAACGCGATGGTTTTATCGATACGTTCAACAAAATTGGTGCAAAAGTATTCTCCAATGCTTGCGGACCTTGTATCGGAATGTGGTCTCGTGTCGGTGCCGAGAAAAAGGAAAAGAATACAATCGTTCACTCCTTCAATCGTAACTTCCAAGCACGACAAGACGGGAACCCAAACACCTTTGCGTTTGTGGCATCGCCAGAAATCACAACAGCACTTGCCATTGCAGGGGATCTAGGTTTTAACCCACTCACCGACACTCTTGTGAATGAAAAAGGGGAAAAGGTAAAACTCGACCCACCAACGGGAGAAGAACTACCTAGCAAAGGTTTTGCGGTAGAGGATGCTGGTTATGTAGCTCCTGCAGCAGACGGATCTGGTGTTCAAGTCATAGTCGATCCAAGTTCTACAAGATTACAACTCCTTGCTCCGTTCAAAGCTTGGGAAGGAACAGACCTCAAAGGTTTAAAACTCCTCATCAAAGCCAAAGGAAAATGTACAACAGATCATATCTCGATGGCAGGCCCTTGGTTAAAATTCCGTGGTCACTTGGATAATATTTCAAACAACCTTCTCATTGGTGCGACCAACTTCTTCAATGGCAAAACCAATGAAGTCAAAAATCAAATCACAGGAAACTACGAACCAGTTCCTCAAACACAAAGAGCTTACAAAGCACAAGGCATTGGGTCCATTGTGGTAGGGGATGAAAACTATGGAGAGGGTTCTTCTAGAGAGCATGCGGCAATGGAACCAAGACATTTGGGTGTGAGAGCGGTGCTTGTGAAATCGTTTGCTCGTATCCACGAAACAAACTTGAAAAAACAAGGGATGCTTGCGCTCACGTTTGCCAACAAAGATGATTACGATAAAATCCAAGAAGACGATTCAATCGACATCATCGGCCTCACTTCTTTCCAAGAAGGAAAACCACTCACTTTGGTTCTCAATCACAAAGATGGAAAAAAAGATGAGATCCAAGTGAACCACACTTACAACGCGCAACAAATCGAATGGTTCAAAGCAGGTGCTGCTTTGAATTTGATGAAAGCGTAA
- the queA gene encoding tRNA preQ1(34) S-adenosylmethionine ribosyltransferase-isomerase QueA has product MDFLNEFDFHLPEEQIARFPAKNRDESRLLLVDRSKEKFWEGPKFRDIRDWLQPGDVLVYNDTKVSYRRVYLQVESGRIHESIFLETVDESDKVWTCILKNRAKLKLGEVLFPVGFPQYVFQFDGKDKELSILVAKEQISDSDFEVFGTIPIPPYLKRTAMEEDKERYQTIFAKKTGSVAAPTAGLHFTDALKEDLIQRGVAFVPVNLQVGYGTFRPLTTEQWQTKTLHKEKYEITEETANQLNDARKEGRRVIAIGTTSLRVLETVFDSQQQKYKVGSSQTDIFLSPGDNIQSVQGLITNFHLPKSSLLLLVSAFAKSRLVMDSYQYALQNQFRFYSYGDSMFLF; this is encoded by the coding sequence ATGGATTTTTTAAACGAATTTGATTTTCACTTACCAGAAGAACAAATTGCTCGATTTCCTGCAAAGAACAGAGACGAATCAAGATTGCTTCTCGTTGACCGATCCAAGGAGAAATTTTGGGAAGGGCCAAAATTTCGCGACATTCGGGATTGGTTACAACCGGGGGATGTATTGGTTTACAATGATACGAAAGTTTCCTATCGTAGGGTGTACTTGCAGGTAGAATCAGGTCGTATACACGAATCGATTTTTTTAGAAACAGTGGATGAATCTGACAAAGTTTGGACGTGTATTTTGAAAAATAGGGCCAAGCTTAAGTTAGGTGAAGTTTTATTTCCTGTAGGTTTTCCTCAGTATGTATTTCAGTTTGATGGGAAAGACAAGGAATTATCCATCCTGGTAGCAAAAGAACAAATTTCAGATTCAGATTTTGAAGTCTTCGGCACAATCCCCATCCCACCGTATCTTAAACGAACAGCGATGGAGGAAGACAAAGAAAGATACCAAACTATCTTTGCAAAAAAAACAGGTTCTGTCGCTGCCCCAACAGCAGGACTTCATTTTACCGATGCTCTAAAAGAAGATTTGATCCAAAGGGGAGTTGCATTTGTTCCTGTCAACTTGCAGGTCGGTTATGGAACTTTTCGTCCGCTGACCACCGAACAATGGCAGACGAAAACGCTACACAAAGAAAAATACGAAATCACGGAGGAAACAGCGAACCAATTGAACGATGCTAGAAAAGAAGGAAGACGTGTGATTGCGATCGGCACTACTTCCTTACGTGTTTTGGAAACTGTTTTTGATTCTCAACAACAGAAATATAAGGTGGGTTCAAGTCAAACTGACATATTTTTGTCGCCAGGGGACAATATTCAATCCGTACAAGGACTGATTACTAATTTTCATTTGCCTAAATCGAGTTTACTTTTACTGGTAAGTGCCTTTGCGAAAAGTCGACTGGTGATGGATTCGTATCAGTACGCATTGCAGAACCAATTTCGTTTTTACTCGTATGGGGACTCGATGTTCTTATTTTAA